One window of the Cotesia glomerata isolate CgM1 linkage group LG10, MPM_Cglom_v2.3, whole genome shotgun sequence genome contains the following:
- the LOC123272380 gene encoding programmed cell death protein 10, protein MTMGDDTPVTSLVLPVILRPILSKLEAQNITAAQTLRSALSKAESNHPGITYDLVVGIVRRADLSLDMNASVLRLQGLASDCDAIEYRSARSEDAFQELNRKSTALKRILSRIPDEITDRKTFLETIKEIASAIKKLLDAVNEVTAFIPGTAGKQALDQRKREFVKYSKRFSNTLKEYFKEGQAKAVFISALFLIRQTNMIMVTVKNKCE, encoded by the exons ATGACAATGGGAGATGATACACCAGTTACATCACTTGTCCTCCCTGTGATACTGCGACCAATATTATCCAAG ttggaagctcaaaatatcacagcAGCTCAAACATTAAGATCTGCGTTATCTAAAGCTGAAAGTAATCATCCAGGTATTACGTATGATTTGGTAGTAGGTATTGTTAGGAGAGCTGATTTAAGCCTTGATATGAATGCTAGTGTACTTCGTTTACAAGGTTTAGCTTCCGATTGTgatg ccATAGAATATCGCTCAGCGAGATCAGAAGATGCATTCCAGGAATTAAATCGTAAATCTACAGCATTAAAAAGAATATTAAGCAGGATTCCAGATGAAATAACTGATCggaaaacatttttagaaaccatcaa agaAATAGCGAGTGCAATCAAAAAGTTATTAGACGCTGTGAATGAAGTAACGGCATTCATTCCTGGAACTGCTGGTAAACAGGCTTTAGATCAACGCAAAAGagaatttgttaaatacaGTAAACGTTTTAGTAATACGTTAAaagaatactttaaggaaggaca agcaAAAGCCGTTTTTATAAGTGCGTTATTTCTGATTCGACAAACAAATATGATAATg